One Benincasa hispida cultivar B227 chromosome 5, ASM972705v1, whole genome shotgun sequence genomic window carries:
- the LOC120078778 gene encoding uncharacterized protein LOC120078778: MDFVCFNRPNSKAFDIVSWNSKTHLVIKFPNTQILRVISYSLFFAMAILTFPYIVSILGQESGSEFFSVSDMIDSEQLDLFFRDLGHEGLTINGHKALILSSAETKGLIQIRVLDGDEHKLNIVVDSDFDRSGLFSDDSFDFVLSSGLVDSDFIDRILKIGGIVAFPLNNNDPSNHFQKKPNYRPVFLNRYSSIIVVMEKTAMADQLVYASSSRRRLFQFSLPTRNAALRDLEDVLLEPPIKDVAKPNKLGRKVKYLPDLVDKASSRLASMNGVSPTF; encoded by the coding sequence ATGGATTTTGTTTGTTTCAATCGACCCAATAGCAAAGCATTTGACATTGTCAGCTGGAATTCTAAGACCCATTTGGTTATAAAGTTTCCTAATACTCAAATTCTTCGTGTGATTTCTTATTCGTTGTTTTTTGCTATGGCTATTCTCACGTTTCCCTATATTGTGTCCATTCTTGGGCAAGAAAGTGGGTCAGAGTTTTTTTCTGTGTCAGATATGATTGATTCTGAGCAATTGGATTTGTTTTTTCGTGATTTGGGTCACGAAGGCTTGACCATTAACGGCCATAAGGCTCTCATTTTGAGCTCTGCTGAAACTAAAGGCTTGATTCAGATTCGTGTGTTGGATGGTGATGAACACAAACTTAATATAGTTGTGGACTCTGATTTTGATAGGAGTGGGTTGTTTTCTGATGattcttttgattttgtgtTATCTTCGGGCCTTGTGGACTCTGATTTCATTGATAGAATTTTGAAAATCGGTGGCATTGTGGCTTTTCCACTCAATAACAATGACCCATCAaatcattttcaaaagaaaccaAATTACAGGCCTGTGTTTCTCAATAGATACAGCTCCATCATTGTGGTGATGGAGAAAACAGCCATGGCTGATCAACTGGTTTATGCTTCAAGTTCAAGAAGACGTCTCTTTCAATTCTCATTGCCAACTAGAAATGCAGCTTTGAGAGACCTTGAGGATGTTCTACTTGAGCCACCAATTAAGGACGTGGCCAAACCAAACAAACTTGGGAGAAAAGTCAAGTACCTTCCCGACCTTGTAGATAAAGCATCGTCACGGTTGGCCAGCATGAATGGTGTAAGTCCAACATTTTGA